Sequence from the Paeniglutamicibacter cryotolerans genome:
TCGGCAAGTTCCAGCAGTTCCAGGGCGGCCATGCCCCGTTTCCGCCGCTCACTCGCCGGAACTCCAGCAATCTTCAGCGGGAGGACCACGTTGTCCAGGACAGTGGCGTTCGGCGTCAGGAAGAACTGCTGGAAGACGAAGCCAAAGTCCTGGTTCCGCAACCGGTTCAGGTCCTTGGGCTTCAGCCCGGAGGCGTCCTTCCCCTCCACCAGAAGGGTTCCACTGTCCGGTTCGTCCAGCAGGGCCAACAAGTGCATGAGGGTCGACTTTCCCGATCCGCTCTTACCGACGATGGCGAGGGATTCACCCTCGCTGATGGCCAGGGAAACCCCCTTGAGCGCCTCGAAGCGCGAGGCACCGTGCCCGTAGGACTTTTGGATCCCATCGGCCTGGAGAATTCGTGTCGTCATGTCCGGTTCCTTCTAGATCAGGCGGGAAAGCCCAGGTCGTGGTCCGCCTCCACCGCGAGGCAGCGCTTCCTGTCCGCAAAAAAGATAAAACTTGCAGACTCTGCATAATTACCAGTTTCCACAAAATATAGGCGCGTTCCTGGCCGCCAAACACCCCAGCCAATCCGCATTCCCCTGCGGGCACTGCCCGAGCAGGCGCCACGCGCCGGACCATGCCCCGGAAACCAGCATCCATCATCGCGGGCAAACGCAAAAGGCCGGCGCAGCTATGCGGCCGACCTTTTCGGGAATACCACCCTGCTATTGGGGCGGGATTCCCGCAACGACGCGTCGAATCAGTTCCGAGGTCCGCTCAAGCAGCTCGGTTCGGTCCAACGCGAAGTTCGATCCCACCCACTTCTGCATGAGCCAGTGCATGGCGCCCAGGGCCAGCAGGACGAGCATTCCGGCCTCGTCGTCCAGCCCCTGG
This genomic interval carries:
- a CDS encoding ABC transporter ATP-binding protein, whose translation is MTTRILQADGIQKSYGHGASRFEALKGVSLAISEGESLAIVGKSGSGKSTLMHLLALLDEPDSGTLLVEGKDASGLKPKDLNRLRNQDFGFVFQQFFLTPNATVLDNVVLPLKIAGVPASERRKRGMAALELLELADKAKNKATDLSGGQKQRAVIARALVNTPKVIFADEPTGNLDTATGTVVEDILFSLNKERGITLIIVTHDRDLAARCGRQFYVRDGLEITAEEMTA